Below is a genomic region from Lutra lutra chromosome 18, mLutLut1.2, whole genome shotgun sequence.
CACATGCAGCAGCCGGTGTGGACCGCATGGTGTCCTCACACTCACTCTCAAGATGCTGGCCTGCTGGGAATGGCCTCACTCTCCCTGAGAGAAGCCCAGCCTCTCCCTGAGCACCTCCAGGCTTCTTGGCATCCACAACCTTCTGTTTCTGTGTGACTCAGGGCTCCCCCGCTTCTTTCTGGATACATCTCTAGTTCTTCCCTTATACAGAACACACCGTCTATGTCCTTTCATCAATGCATCCCTCCCttctctcagacacacacactcaattCCTCACATTAAGAGCAGGCCTCATCCCTCCCAGAGCACAGAGCATCATCTCCGTACCATGTGCGTGCAACACCTGCTGTGCCCAGCTTTCAGAGAAGGGCAGCTCTCTGTCACCACAAGGGACCTACAACCCTCTCAGTATGATTGGAAGACAAGTCCATGAATTCTAAATACAGAACAACTGGAAGAAAGTTACTGTGTCTTTAGCAGCCTTCACTCCACCATGACATGAGAGGCCTGTGGGCAGCACCGCTGGTCCTTGTGGAGGATGCTACAGCATGGAGCATCCATGGAAAAGACAGAAGCTTCTCCCCCTGGAAGTGACTGAGCAACATGCCAACGAACCCTCTACACCTGCATCCAGCATCTGCCACTGTTTCTCGTTCTCACCTCCCCGACTGGACAAGAGCATTTCCCACAAGTTTCCAGACAGCAGAGGACAAGGGCAGAGCCCTACGCTAATGAACAATGAAGGGGCcacagccctgtgtcaggcattTATACAACTAAAGATGTGATAGCTTAAACCCTACATGCTGCAGATGAAGTGAGAGGTGCTTCATCCCTCTCACAACAACATATGTGGATGCTGGACATGCACGACGGTCAGAGACAGATGTCTGCCATTGTGCAACGGAGACACTTCCGTCCCAACAAGGGCACCTGCCCACTGCTCAGTGTGTTCAAAGAGCCAGGCACACGCACATGTGTCCTGAGGAACTTCAGAATCTTACTGCGTCCCCAGCACGGTTTCCCCTTGAATGGCAAGCCCTGAGCACCATCTCTGTCTTTGCTCCACGGACACAACCGCAAGGTGATGATCTGGAAACAGAGATGCCCGGAAGCTCTGCTCGAAGACTTGCCACTTTGAATGGGAAACGACACCACACACGGACCCCAGGATATACCCAACAGACTCAGGTCAGGACACTGTGCTGCCCAGAGAGGAACAGGACTCCAGAAATGGGTGCAACTGAAAACACCCCAGCATTTACTTGGTTCTTCTCTGGGACCTTCTTGGGCATGGTGCTGCTATTGTCCCCTTGAGCACCACAGGCTTCTGAAAGGGAAGGAAGCCCTAGAAGGGATGGAGGTGGATTCAGACTGGCAATGACCACGCAGGATTCAAGCcaaccctctccccctgccccagcctatTCCACTCTCTTCCCCTGGCGGGTCATTGGTGTTTCTCACAGGACTCCCCTGACCCCCGTAGACGAAGGAGAGAACTGTCCCTCACCCTCGCAGATATGACCACTCTGCCAAGGGAACCGATGTTTCCAGAACTAATCTATAACACTGGACAACTGGGGCCTCCACACGTGAGAGTGATGTGAAGGTTGTACTTCgtccagcccagagcccaaaACATCATGTCTGTGTAGTCCCCCTGGGCAATGCTTCTATGTCTGTCCTCTGCGAAATGTCACTTTTCTTCTCCACAGCAGACATGTGCTGCCCAGTGCTGTACGGTGAACCAGATAGTCCATGAGATGGATGTCCACCCAAAGTGGAGGAATGTTACTATGTCTTCATTTCGGCTTATCATTGCATTGCAAAGCCTTGTGGTACCACCTCTCCAACCTCTCCACTGATGGAAGTGGTTCAACTATGAATATGCTTTATGACTCACATCAATTCAGATCATCTCACCATGTGGTGGAGGAACGAGGTGTGGCTGAGTAGGAGGGAAGCCTGGTACATTCCGCCCCATGTGGTAGGGCATATGGAGGGGCCCTGGGCAACGAGGAAACTCTCTCACACCTCTACCGACCTGTAGAACagacaagaaaatatttgagtaaaaaagacaaaagttgcAACACCAAGAAAAGAAACCGAAACGAAGAGCTCTCAGCACCCGGCTCCTTCTCCAATGCCACCTTCCAGGAGAGCTGCATTGCGCTAGAAAACTTACATGCCCCTCCCAGCTGGTGCCAGTATAATAAGGCGGGAGAGGGCAATGGCTGTTACAGGAAGAGCCTGTTCCCAAACATCACTGCCTATGTCTGCCCACATTCACCAGCAAGAAGTAGTGTCTTAAAGATGAAAAAGGATCACTGCAAAGGAGTAAAGCAGCACATTCCAGACACGGAGGCATCGACATCCTGGACAACACTTCCTCTAGCCTCCTCAGCCACTGGAGAAGATTTTGGTTTGGTCAGAATAGAATGTGACAAAACTGAATGCCCTTTCTCCACAGTTTCCGAGCCACTTGAGGGGAATCGTTGGCTTCTAAGTCCCTGACTCTCCCCACACTGCCTCGCCTCCTGACAAAGGGGTCCTCTACTCTCTACAGTTTCTGTCCACAGCCACAAAGACACTTGAGGAATTAGAGGCTTGTTGTCCGACATGGGCACTGGAAAAGTCTTCCGAGGGACATGATACCAAAAACCCTTATTTACACTCAGCAGcagtctttgcctttttttaaaaaatgattttgtttatttgacagacagagatcacaagcaggcagagaggcagagagagagagaggaagggaagcaggctctctgctgagcagagagtctgatgcggggcttgatcccaggacctatgattatgacctgagcctaaagcagaggctttaacccactgagccacacaggcaccccctgTGTTTGTCTTTAAACACAGTCACTTGGAAATTTCAACCTACCGAGTTCCAGAGTAATTTTGTCCAATGCGAAATGAAGACGGGAAGGCCATATAAGAGAATCCACAAAAGGGTATATGCTTCCCGATGGAAAACTCCACTCGTgtgatgagaaaagaaatcagttCTCACACTAACTTAGGACCAAATGACCTGCTCCTGGAAGCCCAGCTGAAGGGCTGGGAGGCAGTGGTCACACACGTAATCACTGACGTCCCCCTTCCGAACTTTTGTGCCAGTGTGTGATTACGACAGTGCACCTGAGAGCTTTGACACTTCAAAATACTTGTAGGAAGGGTGTAAAGTGGGCAGGTTCTGCACGGCACGTTTTCCAGCAGAAGTAAAATGGGTTTGACTCGTGAAACATGCCCTGAGAACATTGCAGACTGCAAAGGAGACAGTATAAAATGCAGAGAGAGTTTTCCCCAGGTTCCATTTGTGAGGATTACCAGCCCCATCTATCCCCAGCATGAGCACAACACCCGTGCACCTGAACATAACCTAAAGGGAGTCGGGCCAGCCAGAGGACTTCACTGTGGAGGGAGGGGTCCTCCTCCCCCAGTTACTTCCCCAGGGTGCACTGTGGGCAGGCAGgggtgcacacacatgcacacgcatctTCCCCAACACCATGTTCCAAGACAGTAGCATCTGTGCCAGAACGGGTACCCGTCCCCTGCGTCTCACCTAGAACCTGGGGTGAACAGACGCCATGGGGAAAACTACTGTCAGCACATGTTAATATAGGTCTGCACCTCAACAGAGACAAGAGTGTGCCGCCAAGGATAATCCACTAAGGAAAAAACTCCATTCAGGACAGGCTGGTATCTACGGCTGGGACCACACCTCCCCCATCACAGCAAGCACAGCATCTCCTTCTGTACATTGAGAACAAACACAATGAGAGGCCATGGGAAGCCTGGAAGTGCTTCCACACCTGGAAGTGCAGATGCTCGTGGGTCAACCGGCAGCCCACCAGCAGCACCCCTGACCAGATGCTTCTCTCCCTGACAAAGGGGTCTTCTACACTCCACAAGGGCTGTCCATGGCCACAGACACCGCCGAGGAGATAGGAGTGTCCACATTCCTGCAGAGGACCTCGAAGAGTGCTTTCCAAGAGAAGCAGGACCCCTACAAGTGAGCGAGACCAGCTCTGTGGATCCACGTCCCCGACATTCGGACACTCCTTAGCTCAGGCACAGAGCAAATGCATAGTCCTTGGTGCTGAGAACCACTGACGGGCCGATTCGACATCCCCAAATGCAAACCGGTGTGTCTGGAGGGTACGTGAGACACTCCCAGGATGGGTCGGGAGAGACACTATGAGCTGGCACAGCCACCAGACCCCATCAGAACCTGCTCATGGGAACACAACTGAAACACGTGTGAGGGGTGGGCCCTGCGAGCAGTCACCAGGATTCCCTCTTCAGGGCTGATGCTCCAGGGGGCGTTTTCTACGACACACCTGGCACCTGCCAGAGTTCACCATCCTCTCACCCAGGGGCCAACTGGAGGGATTCCAGCTCTCGTCTTCCTCCACTCAGATGGGATGCACGGGAGGTCACAGCTCACCTTCTCCACAAACACTCAAGCTGCCCAGAGCATGTGGCGCAAGTGTGAGGCCATCCTGGCTTTTCCCATTTTCCATCTGTGAGGACCTCTGCAGACATCCTCCCAGGTTAGTGTCCTGACCGAAAACCAAAAATGCTCCTGCTCCCGCAGGAAAGCAAACCGCAAGGAGTCAGCCGGACTTGCCGACTTCACTGTGGAGTGAGATGTCATCCTCCTCGAGTTatttacacacatgcacacatacgtGTGCGCAcaatcactcacacacacacagacagacacacacacacacacacacacacacacacacacacacgaggtgAGCATCCTACCGTCCCATGCCTCTAAGCATCTACAGCTTTGGGTGGAATCACTAAATTGAAGATCTTTAACGGAGCAGCCCAGAGGCTCCTGGGTGAACAGCGAGCACTCTGAAAGGGATGATCGCAGGACACACACAAAGGCCACAAGGCCAGGACAGGGAGCTCTCCACACTGCAAACCATTTCAGAAACGGACACAACTAAAAATACCCACAGCACTTACCGAAGCCATCTCGGGGTCCCTTTGAGGGCTGGTGCTGCCATTCATCCTGGGAACCGGTCTAGGTGCTGGATCAGACAAAGGACAGAGGTTTACTTTGGTTTGCATGCCCTCCATGCCTTCCTCCCCCATCTTGCACTCTTCCCACACTCGGGTCCATTATCTGAGGGTTCTATCCATGACTCAAGTGACTCCTTTGCAAAGAGAGACACCAGTCACCTGACTCTTGCGGGAGACCCTCCGGGACCCTGAATCCAGTGTTTCTGTAAGTAATCCATCACGTGTGGACAGGTCGGGGTACAACTGGCTGGAAATCAACACTAAAATTGGGGTGCTCAACACACATCAGACAAAATCACTTTTTCTTCATAGATTAAACATCGAAGGGAGACTAGCCTTGCATGGGTGACATCCACAAACCCTCAACATGAACAGCCCATGTTCTCTTCTCAGGCCACAGGTGGATGGTTCATTTGTCCATCCTGCAGATGAGACCTAGCATGCATGACTGgccaacaaataaatatttcagggaaGAAATAGACTTTGACATGTGTATAGTCACGAACAAAGAAATCATAGGCAGATTGAGCAATAAAGCTATGGCATTACACCGATAACATGAGAggagtaaaatatatttcattgcgGAATATGGTCCTATAGatgacaaataaaacaaaaatataggaaCCTCCATAACGAGTAAATAAATGCCTTTTTtcacaaatagttttttttttttttttttttttggccaaagcTTGACCACTGAGTCAAGGTGGGAAGGGCTCTTGGCTCCCACCTTCTCAGGCTCAGCTCTTCTGAAGGGGGTAGCAGTGGGGAAGGTGTGGAGCGGTGTGAGCTCCACATGTCACGGGGGCAAGTGTCCTGCTGCCTGGGGGCATATGAGGAAAGCACCCTCCTGTCACCCCTTCAGACAACCTGCAAGCTTGTCATTCTCTCCAGGACACACAGCGATCAGCCACAGCAACGGGAAGGACCCTGTGTGATTTCACAGCAGAAATCAGGCTGCTGCATTTCCCATCGTGCTCCCTACCTTGCCACAGAGGCTCCTGCAACTCGGGCCTCCCCGGCATCGGTCTGCGCCGCATGGATCCCACAGGCAGCATCTCCCCTTCCATCATGCGCAGTCttggacacagagaaagaatggaCATCTCTAAGAATGACAACACCATGTCCTCTCCTAGGCACTAAACAGCATAGCCGTCACCTCTCCAAACACCCGTAAAAACGCACATCACACTCTCACACCTGTATTTCAGGTACGCgttctccctgctctgctgcaTCATCCTTGTTTCCCAATACCGAGCCTTCATCTGCAGCAGAAAAACACACCCACCTTCAGTTGTGCCTGACTGTGCCCCAAACGAAGAcgaggaaaaggaaaacacttacCCAGTTAGCCACAGCATTTCTCTCCTGAACTGCGATCTGAAAAAAGCCAACACACCAGAAGCCTATGTTCAGGGCTCCAAAGGGCACTTCCATCACCTGCAGGGGGCGCCAAGGGGTCAGTGTGTTGGACACAACTCAGGTTACCTTGTGATTGAAGGTGAGCTCAGCCTCCAGCAGCtgatcttccatttcttccacttcTTGTCTGTGAGGGACAATTGTTTTCATCAGACAAAACCCAACACTGGGTGTGATTTTCAATCATCTGCCCATGTGGCCCACCTCCTCTTATCTGTCCCCTCATACAATTGATCCTGACACAGGAAACACTTTCACCGGACTATAATCGGACTGTAGGATCAAAGCTGTTCTTACAGCCTTaacttaatcatttttctttccctgcagGATCAGAATTGACATAACTTCCTTACCCGTTTCTAATCTTTCCCTCAGTTATCACATGACAAATGTCTTTTGTCATGAAGCTCTATTCTCTTTTAACTTCTATCCTCACCATGGTTCCCAGGGTTGCAAAGACCAGCGCCATCAGATGGCACTACCGTGTTTATGGGTAGGACTCATCCTAGGACAAACTGCTTTCCTCAAGACACCACCCCAAGGACACTGGTGTGGAGCCAGTTCCCACAGAGTCAGGCCAACAATGGGGATCCGGACACGTTTAGTAACGTAATTGTTTTGTGCCtaatctttctgtgtctgttaaTTCTCTCTGGATACATCCTCTGAATTTTagtgagatgacatcaggtagcaggagatgagctagatagtttatcaaaccattccgaacacctacaaatccaacaggagatagaagaagtGCAacagttctagaaacagaaaatcaacaactttctgaaaggtaggacccacggagaggtgaatccaaagtgacgagAAGATAGACCCCGGGGGAAGGgtccggctcctggcaagcaatggagcacaaaatcaggacttttaaaagcgatgtccactgagggacatcgctccagaggctaaaccggggtgaagctcACGCGGGGACggcatggccccaggtcctgcagggtcacagaaggatcgggggtgtgtGAGTGTCACAgaacttgcaggtattagagcggggaagccggctacagagacagagctgaggagtgagctctcaacttggggttaccttgaaccgtaatctgtggcacaggccactgctctgtgagtggggtccccacaagatccagggagatcccccctggaagagctcagggatcaaAGGGGTTCggagactccaggtggagctgtgtgccagagacagagacgcttgTTCACAGCCTGGGTGAGCTCTGAGCGCAGCCgaaggccagggagaggggagtggtTGAAcgattttctctgagggcgcactgaggagtggggccctgagctctcggctcctccaggacagagattgggaggccgccactTTCATTACCTACCTCCAGAACTCTagggaaagtgttcagggaacaaaagctcctgaaagcgaacctgagcggattaattagcctggcccctggaaagggtggtgcaattccacctggggcacagacacctgagaatcactacatcaggcccctccccaagaagatcaacaagaaatccagacaagaccaagttcacttaccaaggagaacagcggaacaccagaggagaagaaagcaaaccatggaattcatggctttctcctcatgatactttagtcttgcaaagttaattaatttttttaattttatttttcttctgctaactttttaaaaaattttaccctttcttcttttaatgtttcttaactagtttatcttaacaatacttttcataaaaaaatctttttcgaaacttcattattattgtCAAAtgttatccttcattgtatctaacttcaGTTTTGGTATAcacacaggattt
It encodes:
- the LOC125091044 gene encoding transport and Golgi organization protein 1 homolog isoform X3 gives rise to the protein MKTIVPHRQEVEEMEDQLLEAELTFNHKIAVQERNAVANWMKARYWETRMMQQSRENAYLKYRLRMMEGEMLPVGSMRRRPMPGRPELQEPLWQAPRPVPRMNGSTSPQRDPEMASVGRGVREFPRCPGPLHMPYHMGRNVPGFPPTQPHLVPPPHG
- the LOC125091044 gene encoding transport and Golgi organization protein 1 homolog isoform X1; amino-acid sequence: MKTIVPHRQEVEEMEDQLLEAELTFNHKIAVQERNAVANWMKARYWETRMMQQSRENAYLKYRLRMMEGEMLPVGSMRRRPMPGRPELQEPLWQAPRPVPRMNGSTSPQRDPEMASVGRGVREFPRCPGPLHMPYHMGRNVPGFPPTQPHLVPPPHGLPSLSEACGAQGDNSSTMPKKVPEKNQANHFVIRRLP
- the LOC125091044 gene encoding transport and Golgi organization protein 1 homolog isoform X2, with protein sequence MKTIVPHRQEVEEMEDQLLEAELTFNHKIAVQERNAVANWMKARYWETRMMQQSRENAYLKYRLRMMEGEMLPVGSMRRRPMPGRPELQEPLWQAPRPVPRMNGSTSPQRDPEMASVGRGVREFPRCPGPLHMPYHMGRNVPGFPPTQPHLVPPPHGGEASVFSMDAPCCSILHKDQRCCPQASHVMVE